CATCCACCTTCTTTGCTTTGGTTGAACCAATCGCTTCAATTTCTCGTTCTTGCAAAACACGAAGAAGTTTAGATTGTAAGTTCAAATCCATTTCACCAATTTCATCCAGAAAAATGGTTCCAGTATCCGCTAATTCAAACTTTCCTTTTTTATCTGTCACCGCTCCAGTAAAGGATCCTTTTTTATGACCAAAAAGTTCACTTTCTAGTAAATTCTCAGGAATGGCCGCACAGTTGATTTTGATAAATGGATTTTCAGAACGAGAACTATTATAATGAATTGCATTGGCAATCATCTCTTTACCAGTTCCAGATTCACCTGTAATTAAAACGGAAGCTCTAGAATCTGCAACAAGTTGGATTTTTTCAAACATCTTCTCCATACTCGCCGCTTTTCCGATGAGCGATCCAAACTTGTATTTATTTTTTAATTCTCTTTTGAGTTGGATATTTTCACGAGAAATTTCTTTTTTAGCTTCTTCTACTAAATTCTGAATTTTAATCGATTGAGAGATAATGGACGCAACCACTTGCAAAAAATCTAAATAAGATTTTAAATCCGTATGTTTGTTTTGAACTATAAATGCATTTACAACACCTAACATAGTTTGTTCACTTAAAATAGGTGCACACAATAAACTTACATTATGTGGATCATGTTTAAAATGTGATAAATATCCTACTCGATTTAAAAAATCAGGATGGCTTGCGACCGACTCAATAATGATTGGTTCCCCAGATTCATATACTTTTCCAGTAATTCCTTCCCCTGGTTGGTAACTTCCTTTATCGATTTCTTCTGGTGATAAACCCGAAGCCGCAACAATACGAAGAAGTCCTTCTTCCTTATTGAATAAAACAATGCTCCCTTTTTCTAATCGGAGCGATTTTTCCATCGTGACCATAATTGAATCAAAAACTTCGTTTTGGTCCAACGTGGAACTAACTACTTTTGAAATTTCTATGAGTGTTGCTTGTATTTTGGTTCTTTGTTCTAAACTACGAATTGTTTGTAAGTTTTTAAAAATTTGTCCTGCTTGGTTTGCAAGGACACTAACAATTTCTAACATCTCTGCGGTAAATGCATTTAAACGATTGGAGTCAAGTGAGATGACACCGATGATATCATCTTCCATAATCATCGGAGCAACTAACTCTGACTTGATTTCTTCCTTTACTTGAATGTAGTCTGGATCTTTTGAAACATCATTTACCAGCTTCGCTTTTCCAGTAGAAGCTGCCATCCCCGTAATCCCTTGCCCAATTTTGAGTTTGGTTTCACGAAGTAACTGTTGGTTCATTCCCCGCGAAGTGACTGCGTCCAATACCCCATGTTTTTCATCGATGAGCATTAGTGATCCCGATTCCACACCACAGATTTGGATGCATCGATCCAAAATAAGTTCGAGTAGCCCGTCTGGGTCTTGGGTTGAATTCATAGCCGTAGCTACTTCATGGATGGATTGGATGGGATTAAATTTTTTCACGCTCATAGTTCTTGCTCTTTAGTATTACGCTCTGCCTCGAAAGAATACAGAAAAACATTGTTAGTGACCAATACACTATGCTTATTTATTAAACAAATAAACCATTTTTTAATCATAACTACCGACAACCTTCCGATTTCTGCAGAAAAAACAACATTTGCTTATAGATTAAGCATGAATCGTACCAGGTTTCTCGGATCTGACGGAAATTCTTGTAGCTTATGAAAAAAGAAATCGAATACCTTGGCTTAGGATGAACCGAGAGCCCACTGATGACAGGATTTGTTTGCTCTGTGCTGAATCTCAGGTTCCCAACGGGATTACCAAGGATGGTCGTTTTTTCTGCCAAACTTGTGATCGGGAATGGATTTTAGAAAAACGTAAAATCCCTCGGATCGGAAAAAACATCCTAAGTTCGCAAGAAAAGACAGAATTTCTTTTGGACAATCTTTCTCTATTCAATTCCTCCATGGGTTTGGAAGAATTAATGCAAAGATTTACTGAACTTATATCCGTCCGTTTGAAACGCGATAAAGTAGCGGTCTTTATCACCAATTTAGAGTTAGGTGAAATTAAACTCGCCTACTATTCTAGTAGGCAAAGAACATTACAAAGAGCCATCAAACGAATTACATTGGATTATGATTTGAGTTATGGAGTTTTGATTGAAGCGATGGCGAAAGGAGAGCCTTGTTTCTATAAATTTTCCGAACAAAGCCATCCATTCTACGAATTTTATTCGAAGCTCACAGGCACAAAATCACAACTTGTCATTCCCATTCTCTATGCAAATACTGCGGTAGGAATGGTAACCATTGATTATGAAGAAGAAGATTACTCCGACTATTTGGAAGACCAAGAAATTTTGCAACTTGTAGTTGGTCAATTTGCAGTATCACTTCGAAATTCTCTTTTGTTTTCTAAATCAGAAAACCAATCCAAAAACTTCCAAAGTTTGCATACAGCGGCACTGACACTTAGCCAACTGTATTTAAACAATCATGATGAAATGATTCGTATGATTCTATTGACACTTTCAGGAATTGTTGAATCCTCTTTGACCTGTCTTATTGAAAGAACAATTGACTCGTCGAAAGCAAAAATTTTCAAACTTTATAGGGATTTAGAGAATCACCAAATCCATACAAAAACAGAATCCATCGATGTTGATAAAATCATTTCTCTATTACAAACAAATGAAACGATTACTGTGGATCCAATTACGAATCTTAGTTTGAAAACTCTTGAGATTGAAGGAAAAGAATCCATGGTTTTCCCACTCACTTTGGAAAATGGAACCGCTTGCGTTTTTATTCTCACTAAACAAGACAACCGATTCCCGCAGGATGAAATAGAAGCGCTGAACGCCTTCGTTTCCTTAGCAAGAATCACTATGGAAAATTCCAATTTATACCAAAACCTTTCCAATAAAGAAAGATTGGAAAAAGAAATTGAAATTGCAAAAGAAATACAAAGTACCCTTTTACCTAGAAATGCTCCAGAAGCGGAAGGTTTCTCTTTTGGTGGTTTTATGGTACCAGCACGTGGGATTGGCGGAGATTATTATGACTTCATACTTTCACCTAACAGAAATGAATTGTTTATTTGTATTGGAGATGTAAGCGGTAAAGGGGTTGCAGCAGGCCTAGTGATGGCAACCGTAAGAACCATCCTTCATTCCCTCGTGCGAGTGAAAGATTCTCCTTGGGAAATCCTGAATGATATCAATAACTACCTGTATACAAGTTATAAGGAAGCGATCACTCCACGATTTATGAGTATGATTTTACTCAGATGGAATTTAATAACAGGAGAAGTGCAATACTCTGGAGCTGGACACGGAAATTTTTACCACTACAAATCAGATTCTAAATCTCTTTCTGTCATCGAAACAGAAGGTGTAATTCTAGGAATCCAACCAGATATTTCCTCCTTTAAGAATGAATCCAAATTGCGGTTCCACTCGGGTGATACCATTTTATTATACACAGATGGTGTGACAGAGGCGCGAAACTCAGCCGGAACACAGTTTGGAGAACACGAATTAAAATCTAATTTTCTCT
The genomic region above belongs to Leptospira terpstrae serovar Hualin str. LT 11-33 = ATCC 700639 and contains:
- a CDS encoding sigma-54-dependent Fis family transcriptional regulator; protein product: MSVKKFNPIQSIHEVATAMNSTQDPDGLLELILDRCIQICGVESGSLMLIDEKHGVLDAVTSRGMNQQLLRETKLKIGQGITGMAASTGKAKLVNDVSKDPDYIQVKEEIKSELVAPMIMEDDIIGVISLDSNRLNAFTAEMLEIVSVLANQAGQIFKNLQTIRSLEQRTKIQATLIEISKVVSSTLDQNEVFDSIMVTMEKSLRLEKGSIVLFNKEEGLLRIVAASGLSPEEIDKGSYQPGEGITGKVYESGEPIIIESVASHPDFLNRVGYLSHFKHDPHNVSLLCAPILSEQTMLGVVNAFIVQNKHTDLKSYLDFLQVVASIISQSIKIQNLVEEAKKEISRENIQLKRELKNKYKFGSLIGKAASMEKMFEKIQLVADSRASVLITGESGTGKEMIANAIHYNSSRSENPFIKINCAAIPENLLESELFGHKKGSFTGAVTDKKGKFELADTGTIFLDEIGEMDLNLQSKLLRVLQEREIEAIGSTKAKKVDVRIIAATNAELEQLVSEKKFRADLFYRLNVVKINTPPLRDRVEDIPLLMNHFLEKYTKDNNKVIKGISREASKLLLKYRWPGNVRELENVIERAVVLAQDEILSEEDFSDILSSLEEMPENTTEVTQQNHVETVSGAEPLDLGSGRLTPGQLDGLDGRAMEIVVSEVESRLIQYAMKKFRYTKTRVAKFLGINRNTLDKKIKELNIEY
- a CDS encoding GAF domain-containing SpoIIE family protein phosphatase — encoded protein: MNREPTDDRICLLCAESQVPNGITKDGRFFCQTCDREWILEKRKIPRIGKNILSSQEKTEFLLDNLSLFNSSMGLEELMQRFTELISVRLKRDKVAVFITNLELGEIKLAYYSSRQRTLQRAIKRITLDYDLSYGVLIEAMAKGEPCFYKFSEQSHPFYEFYSKLTGTKSQLVIPILYANTAVGMVTIDYEEEDYSDYLEDQEILQLVVGQFAVSLRNSLLFSKSENQSKNFQSLHTAALTLSQLYLNNHDEMIRMILLTLSGIVESSLTCLIERTIDSSKAKIFKLYRDLENHQIHTKTESIDVDKIISLLQTNETITVDPITNLSLKTLEIEGKESMVFPLTLENGTACVFILTKQDNRFPQDEIEALNAFVSLARITMENSNLYQNLSNKERLEKEIEIAKEIQSTLLPRNAPEAEGFSFGGFMVPARGIGGDYYDFILSPNRNELFICIGDVSGKGVAAGLVMATVRTILHSLVRVKDSPWEILNDINNYLYTSYKEAITPRFMSMILLRWNLITGEVQYSGAGHGNFYHYKSDSKSLSVIETEGVILGIQPDISSFKNESKLRFHSGDTILLYTDGVTEARNSAGTQFGEHELKSNFLSFISLEPKNILEKIYFELKEFVKEQEQHDDITMVAVRKI